Proteins found in one Perca fluviatilis chromosome 9, GENO_Pfluv_1.0, whole genome shotgun sequence genomic segment:
- the LOC120566076 gene encoding P-selectin isoform X1 — translation MMFQELVDTRQSLHRMVLVAAFIVFVQDLSSGGAVQAWTYNYSTVPSRRWPDARQWCLQHFTDMVPIRNQEESDFINDLLPLNTRYYWIGIVKKDGEWIWQETSEKVPKEAQNWAPEEPDNIMNQDCVEIYIKREKDTAKWNNESCRKKKGTICYATSCRQDSCSANADCVETIGNYTCQCHPGFLGSRCEEAIACKPLLDPEQGSHYCFHPYGSNRFNSSCRFDCELGFQLVGVPQLLCQASGRWNHHVPLCQVKKCSPGFFPVTGNVTCVDPLEPFSFGSQCNFTCQEGYYLTGDNTFTCLASGQWSNPTPTCTVVKCNSLKTPPNAFMQCQDPRGVYSYGSICSVLCEEGFDLIGTNMTKCSSQGNWSHALPVCQAKRCEPIKPHHGSLSCYDPNGSFSFGSWCTTTCDEGFLLNGTDSTECTSLGMWSADIPHCLAKRCPTVNSSSHGYLVCSDPHGEFSFGSLCTSTCEEGFLLNGTADMQCTSLGTWSTDIPHCNAKRCPALVAPSNGSLVCSDPHGEFSFGSQCKSTCEEGFLLNGTADTECTSLGMWSTDIPGCLAKRCSTLSSPSHGSLVCSDPYGEFSFGSQCMSTCEEGFLLNGTADTECTSLGMWTSDVPGCLAKRCSTLSSPSHGSFFCVDPHGEFSFGSWCKSTCEEGFLLNGTADTECTSLGTWSTDTPRCLAQPCPLLAKAPQHGKMNCSHPYSPFSFGSHCEFECDEGFRLRGTQTMTCNNSGHWSQDLPTCQPVQCESIRTLSLSLSMNCSHPLGNFSIGSQCLFTCEEGFSLNGTDVLICSSTGFWNASLPTCTGMPVGWTAMLLSPGLRAVYVVLLLVLIGLAVVIIMRFKKKGNTIMEPHAPAWGDRENPAFDFKT, via the exons ATG ATGTTTCAAGAATTGGTTGATACTAGACAAAGCCTGCATCGCATGGTGCTGGTAGCTGCATTTATAGTATTCGTCCAAG ACCTGAGCAGCGGAGGAGCAGTGCAGGCATGGACCTACAACTACAGCACCGTTCCCAGCCGTAGATGGCCTGATGCCCGCCAGTGGTGCCTGCAGCACTTTACAGACATGGTGCCCATCCGGAACCAGGAGGAGAGTGACTTCATCAATGATCTGCTGCCGTTAAACACAAGATATTACTGGATAGGCATAGTCAAAAAGGATGGCGAGTGGATCTGGCAAGAAACCTCTGAGAAGGTGCCTAAAGAGGCTCAGAATTGGGCACCAGAGGAGCCAGATAACATAATGAATCAGGACTGTGTGGAGATTTACAtaaagagggagaaagacacAGCCAAGTGGAACAACGAGAGCTGTCGGAAGAAGAAGGGAACCATCTGCTATGCTA cCTCTTGCAGACAGGATTCCTGCAGTGCCAATGCAGACTGTGTGGAGACCATTGGGAACTATACCTGCCAGTGCCATCCTGGTTTCCTGGGGTCACGCTGTGAAGAGG cAATCGCATGCAAACCCTTGCTGGATCCAGAACAGGGATCTCACTACTGTTTCCATCCCTATGGGTCCAATCGTTTCAACTCTTCCTGCCGTTTTGACTgtgaacttggctttcagttGGTAGGCGTGCCACAACTGCTTTGCCAAGCCAGCGGACGTTGGAACCACCATGTTCCTCTGTGTCAAG TAAAAAAGTGCTCCCCCGGTTTCTTTCCTGTTACGGGCAATGTGACATGTGTGGACCCTCTGGAGCCTTTCTCCTTTGGCTCACAGTGTAACTTCACCTGCCAAGAAGGCTACTACCTGACCGGAGACAACACATTCACCTGTCTGGCCTCGGGACAATGGAGCAACCCTACACCTACATGCACAG TGGTAAAGTGCAACAGTTTAAAGACTCCACCCAATGCCTTCATGCAATGTCAGGACCCTCGAGGAGTGTACAGCTATGGCTCAATATGTTCCGTGCTATGTGAAGAAGGATTTGATCTGATTGGCACAAACATGACAAAATGTTCTTCTCAGGGAAACTGGAGTCATGCACTTCCTGTTTGCCAGG CTAAGAGGTGTGAACCAATAAAGCCTCATCATGGCTCCCTATCGTGTTATGACCCAAATGGTTCCTTCAGTTTTGGTTCTTGGTGTACTACAACCTGTGATGAGGGCTTTCTACTGAATGGAACAGACAGCACTGAGTGCACCTCCCTGGGCATGTGGAGTGCAGACATACCACATTGTcttg CTAAGAGATGTCCAACTGTGAACTCCTCCTCTCATGGCTACTTGGTGTGCTCTGATCCTCATGGAGAATTCAGTTTTGGTTCTCTGTGTACATCAACCTGTGAGGAGGGTTTTCTCCTGAATGGGACGGCTGACATGCAGTGCACCTCTCTGGGCACATGGAGCACAGACATCCCTCATTGCAACG CTAAAAGATGTCCCGCTTTGGTCGCTCCCTCAAATGGCTCCCTAGTTTGCTCTGATCCTCATGGAGAGTTCAGTTTTGGTTCTCAATGCAAGTCAACATGTGAGGAGGGTTTTCTCCTGAATGGGACAGCTGACACAGAGTGTACCTCTCTGGGCATGTGGAGCACAGACATCCCAGGTTGCTTGG CTAAAAGATGTTCAACCCTGAGCTCTCCCTCTCATGGCTCCCTAGTTTGCTCTGATCCTTATGGCGAGTTCAGTTTTGGTTCTCAGTGCATGTCAACATGTGAGGAGGGCTTTCTCCTGAATGGGACAGCTGACACAGAGTGCACCTCTCTGGGCATGTGGACCTCGGACGTCCCAGGTTGCTTGG CTAAAAGATGTTCGACCCTGAGCTCTCCCTCTCATGGCTCCTTTTTCTGTGTTGATCCTCATGGAGAGTTCAGTTTTGGTTCTTGGTGTAAATCAACATGTGAGGAGGGTTTTCTCCTGAATGGGACAGCTGACACAGAGTGCACCTCTCTGGGCACGTGGAGCACAGACACCCCTCGTTGCTTGG CACAGCCATGCCCCCTACTGGCCAAGGCTCCACAACATGGTAAGATGAACTGCAGCCATCCATACTCTCCTTTCAGCTTTGGCTCCCACTGTGAATTTGAATGTGATGAGGGCTTCCGGCTGAGAGGAACACAGACTATGACATGCAACAACTCAGGCCACTGGAGTCAAGATCTACCCACCTGCCAGC CTGTACAGTGCGAGTCCATTCGTACCTTGTCTTTATCCCTGTCTATGAACTGCTCCCATCCTCTGGGGAACTTTAGCATTGGCTCCCAGTGTCTTTTCACCTGTGAGGAGGGATTCTCCCTGAATGGCACAGATGTGCTGATTTGCTCCTCCACTGGGTTCTGGAATGCCAGCCTGCCTACCTGCACAG GTATGCCAGTGGGGTGGACTGCCATGCTGCTGTCTCCAGGTTTAAGAGCAGTTTATGTTGTCCTGCTGCTTGTCCTGATAGGACTGGCTGTGGTGATTATAATGCGATTTAAGAAAAAAG GAAATACGATCATGGAACCGCATGCACCAGcatggggagacagagagaatcCAGCATTTGATTTTAAGACTTGA
- the LOC120566076 gene encoding P-selectin isoform X2 produces MMFQELVDTRQSLHRMVLVAAFIVFVQDLSSGGAVQAWTYNYSTVPSRRWPDARQWCLQHFTDMVPIRNQEESDFINDLLPLNTRYYWIGIVKKDGEWIWQETSEKVPKEAQNWAPEEPDNIMNQDCVEIYIKREKDTAKWNNESCRKKKGTICYATSCRQDSCSANADCVETIGNYTCQCHPGFLGSRCEEAIACKPLLDPEQGSHYCFHPYGSNRFNSSCRFDCELGFQLVGVPQLLCQASGRWNHHVPLCQVKKCSPGFFPVTGNVTCVDPLEPFSFGSQCNFTCQEGYYLTGDNTFTCLASGQWSNPTPTCTVVKCNSLKTPPNAFMQCQDPRGVYSYGSICSVLCEEGFDLIGTNMTKCSSQGNWSHALPVCQAKRCEPIKPHHGSLSCYDPNGSFSFGSWCTTTCDEGFLLNGTDSTECTSLGMWSADIPHCLAKRCPTVNSSSHGYLVCSDPHGEFSFGSLCTSTCEEGFLLNGTADMQCTSLGTWSTDIPHCNAKRCPALVAPSNGSLVCSDPHGEFSFGSQCKSTCEEGFLLNGTADTECTSLGMWSTDIPGCLAKRCSTLSSPSHGSFFCVDPHGEFSFGSWCKSTCEEGFLLNGTADTECTSLGTWSTDTPRCLAQPCPLLAKAPQHGKMNCSHPYSPFSFGSHCEFECDEGFRLRGTQTMTCNNSGHWSQDLPTCQPVQCESIRTLSLSLSMNCSHPLGNFSIGSQCLFTCEEGFSLNGTDVLICSSTGFWNASLPTCTGMPVGWTAMLLSPGLRAVYVVLLLVLIGLAVVIIMRFKKKGNTIMEPHAPAWGDRENPAFDFKT; encoded by the exons ATG ATGTTTCAAGAATTGGTTGATACTAGACAAAGCCTGCATCGCATGGTGCTGGTAGCTGCATTTATAGTATTCGTCCAAG ACCTGAGCAGCGGAGGAGCAGTGCAGGCATGGACCTACAACTACAGCACCGTTCCCAGCCGTAGATGGCCTGATGCCCGCCAGTGGTGCCTGCAGCACTTTACAGACATGGTGCCCATCCGGAACCAGGAGGAGAGTGACTTCATCAATGATCTGCTGCCGTTAAACACAAGATATTACTGGATAGGCATAGTCAAAAAGGATGGCGAGTGGATCTGGCAAGAAACCTCTGAGAAGGTGCCTAAAGAGGCTCAGAATTGGGCACCAGAGGAGCCAGATAACATAATGAATCAGGACTGTGTGGAGATTTACAtaaagagggagaaagacacAGCCAAGTGGAACAACGAGAGCTGTCGGAAGAAGAAGGGAACCATCTGCTATGCTA cCTCTTGCAGACAGGATTCCTGCAGTGCCAATGCAGACTGTGTGGAGACCATTGGGAACTATACCTGCCAGTGCCATCCTGGTTTCCTGGGGTCACGCTGTGAAGAGG cAATCGCATGCAAACCCTTGCTGGATCCAGAACAGGGATCTCACTACTGTTTCCATCCCTATGGGTCCAATCGTTTCAACTCTTCCTGCCGTTTTGACTgtgaacttggctttcagttGGTAGGCGTGCCACAACTGCTTTGCCAAGCCAGCGGACGTTGGAACCACCATGTTCCTCTGTGTCAAG TAAAAAAGTGCTCCCCCGGTTTCTTTCCTGTTACGGGCAATGTGACATGTGTGGACCCTCTGGAGCCTTTCTCCTTTGGCTCACAGTGTAACTTCACCTGCCAAGAAGGCTACTACCTGACCGGAGACAACACATTCACCTGTCTGGCCTCGGGACAATGGAGCAACCCTACACCTACATGCACAG TGGTAAAGTGCAACAGTTTAAAGACTCCACCCAATGCCTTCATGCAATGTCAGGACCCTCGAGGAGTGTACAGCTATGGCTCAATATGTTCCGTGCTATGTGAAGAAGGATTTGATCTGATTGGCACAAACATGACAAAATGTTCTTCTCAGGGAAACTGGAGTCATGCACTTCCTGTTTGCCAGG CTAAGAGGTGTGAACCAATAAAGCCTCATCATGGCTCCCTATCGTGTTATGACCCAAATGGTTCCTTCAGTTTTGGTTCTTGGTGTACTACAACCTGTGATGAGGGCTTTCTACTGAATGGAACAGACAGCACTGAGTGCACCTCCCTGGGCATGTGGAGTGCAGACATACCACATTGTcttg CTAAGAGATGTCCAACTGTGAACTCCTCCTCTCATGGCTACTTGGTGTGCTCTGATCCTCATGGAGAATTCAGTTTTGGTTCTCTGTGTACATCAACCTGTGAGGAGGGTTTTCTCCTGAATGGGACGGCTGACATGCAGTGCACCTCTCTGGGCACATGGAGCACAGACATCCCTCATTGCAACG CTAAAAGATGTCCCGCTTTGGTCGCTCCCTCAAATGGCTCCCTAGTTTGCTCTGATCCTCATGGAGAGTTCAGTTTTGGTTCTCAATGCAAGTCAACATGTGAGGAGGGTTTTCTCCTGAATGGGACAGCTGACACAGAGTGTACCTCTCTGGGCATGTGGAGCACAGACATCCCAGGTTGCTTGG CTAAAAGATGTTCGACCCTGAGCTCTCCCTCTCATGGCTCCTTTTTCTGTGTTGATCCTCATGGAGAGTTCAGTTTTGGTTCTTGGTGTAAATCAACATGTGAGGAGGGTTTTCTCCTGAATGGGACAGCTGACACAGAGTGCACCTCTCTGGGCACGTGGAGCACAGACACCCCTCGTTGCTTGG CACAGCCATGCCCCCTACTGGCCAAGGCTCCACAACATGGTAAGATGAACTGCAGCCATCCATACTCTCCTTTCAGCTTTGGCTCCCACTGTGAATTTGAATGTGATGAGGGCTTCCGGCTGAGAGGAACACAGACTATGACATGCAACAACTCAGGCCACTGGAGTCAAGATCTACCCACCTGCCAGC CTGTACAGTGCGAGTCCATTCGTACCTTGTCTTTATCCCTGTCTATGAACTGCTCCCATCCTCTGGGGAACTTTAGCATTGGCTCCCAGTGTCTTTTCACCTGTGAGGAGGGATTCTCCCTGAATGGCACAGATGTGCTGATTTGCTCCTCCACTGGGTTCTGGAATGCCAGCCTGCCTACCTGCACAG GTATGCCAGTGGGGTGGACTGCCATGCTGCTGTCTCCAGGTTTAAGAGCAGTTTATGTTGTCCTGCTGCTTGTCCTGATAGGACTGGCTGTGGTGATTATAATGCGATTTAAGAAAAAAG GAAATACGATCATGGAACCGCATGCACCAGcatggggagacagagagaatcCAGCATTTGATTTTAAGACTTGA
- the lmx1a gene encoding LOW QUALITY PROTEIN: LIM homeobox transcription factor 1-alpha (The sequence of the model RefSeq protein was modified relative to this genomic sequence to represent the inferred CDS: inserted 1 base in 1 codon) has translation MVDRAALCLDMDQRAVCAGCHRLITDRFLLRVTDGLWHEECVRCAACGDALRNSCFLRDRKLYCKRDYADLFAVRCGGCAEAISPAELVMRAGAAVFHLRCFTCSVCSCRLQTGDRCVLREGQLLCAREDYHQCVASPTSSDTGKSVDGEEEEEEEEEXEEEEEEESVRVTGRRVRSEDLESKRPKRPRTILTTQQRRTFKVSFEVSSKPCRKVRETLAAETGLSVRVVQVWFQNQRAKMKKLARRQQQQQEQQQTQEQREHPSHHTAPSCGALTSELEHLGSSYTHIQQQQQQQQMGLTTLEQQDYDMDPFRQGLTPPQMPGDHMHPYGFKGLYGDMDRDPLCHVADSDCLSLGDSSLLTPIDRLYSMQDSYFTS, from the exons ATGGTGGATCGAGCGGCATTATGCTTAG ATATGGATCAGAGGGCAGTGTGTGCCGGATGCCACCGGCTGATCACAGACAGATTCCTGCTCAGAGTCACTGACGGCCTCTGGCATGAGGAGTGTGTGCGGTGCGCTGCGTGCGGGGACGCGCTCAGGAACTCCTGCTTTCTGCGGGACCGCAAACTCTACTGCAAGCGGGACTATGCTGA TCTGTTTGCAGTGCGTTGTGGGGGCTGTGCGGAGGCCATCTCTCCTGCAGAACTGGTGATGCGTGCAGGGGCCGCTGTGTTCCACCTGCGCTGCTTCACCTGCAGCGTTTGTTCCTGCCGCCTGCAGACTGGAGACCGCTGCGTCCTCAGAGAGGGACAGCTACTGTGTGCCAGAGAGGACTATCACCAGTGTGTGGCCAGCCCGACCTCCTCCGACACAG GTAAAAGTGTTgatggagaagaagaagaagaagaagaagagg gggaagaggaagaggaggaggaatctGTGAGGGTTACAGGCAGACGAGTTAGATCAGAAGACCTGGAGAGCAAACGTCCCAAAAGGCCGCGCACTATTCTGACAACTCAACAAAGACGGACCTTTAAAGTCTCATTTGAGGTCTCATCCAAGCCTTGCCGAAAG GTAAGGGAGACCTTGGCAGCAGAGACTGGTCTGAGCGTCCGGGTTGTGCAGGTCTGGTTCCAGAACCAAAGAGCCAAA ATGAAGAAACTGGCCaggagacagcagcagcagcaggagcagcagcagactcAGGAGCAGCGAGAGCACCCATCACATCACACAg CACCCTCCTGTGGTGCTTTGACCTCTGAGCTGGAGCACCTGGGGTCCTCCTATACCCacattcagcagcagcagcaacagcagcagatgGGACTCACCACACTGGAGCAGCAGGACTATGACATGGACCCCTTCAGACAGGGCCTGACCCCGCCTCAGATGCCAGGGGATCACATGCACCCCTACG GTTTTAAGGGTCTGTACGGTGACATGGACAGAGACCCTCTGTGTCATGTGGCTGACAGCGACTGCCTGTCCCTGGGTGACTCCTCTCTGCTCACCCCTATTGACCGCCTCTACTCCATGCAGGACTCTTACTTCACCTCCTGA
- the LOC120565835 gene encoding L-selectin-like yields the protein MQWTLILFLGSSLAVTTLGWTYHYSKTTMNWTQARRWCQTDYTDMVVIQNQTENDYLVSKLPNRTRSPYYWIGITKNHMNENWTWIGNNSTWVGEQSWAVNEPNNNHSNEFCVEIYVNTGRNRGKWNDEKCALQKYAVCYKAQCNATSCGRGRCQEMIENITCLCEPGFKGDRCQTAMECPPLSQPDNGYLSCSGGNLTFNSTCRFKCYPGFLIIGPPDVTCTVTGVWSGPRPICTSYKQALLAVVGCGALSAFCCICFCWMKHRKRKKLAQVRQPEEATSPSTEAQG from the exons ATGCAGTGGACATTAATCCTTTTCCTTG GTAGCTCCTTGGCTGTGACTACCTTGGGCTGGACATATCATTACTCAAAAACGACCATGAACTGGACCCAGGCCCGACGTTGGTGCCAAACCGATTACACAGACATGGTGGTTATCCAAAACCAGACAGAGAACGACTATCTGGTCTCCAAGTTGCCAAACAGAACTAGGAGTCCATATTATTGGATTGGAATCACTAAAAACCACATGAATGAAAATTGGACCTGGATTGGGAATAACAGCACGTGGGTTGGTGAGCAGTCATGGGCAGTAAATGAGCCCAATAACAACCACAGCAATGAGTTTTGTGTGGAGATCTATGTGAACACAGGACGAAACCGAGGGAAGTGGAATGATGAGAAATGTGCCCTACAAAAATACGCTGTTTGTTATAAAG CCCAATGTAATGCAACATCATGTGGCAGAGGAAGATGCCAGGAGATGATAGAAAACATAACCTGCCTCTGTGAACCTGGCTTTAAGGGAGATAGATGCCAAACAG CTATGGAATGCCCCCCTCTGTCTCAGCCTGATAACGGATACCTTAGCTGCTCGGGAGGAAACCTGACATTCAACTCAACCTGTCGATTTAAATGCTACCCAGGCTTCCTGATAATAGGCCCGCCAGATGTTACCTGTACTGTCACCGGGGTCTGGAGCGGCCCAAGACCTATTTGTACAA GCTATAAACAAGCTCTGTTAGCTGTCGTTGGGTGTGGAGCTCTCTCAGCCTTCTGCTGCATCTGCTTTTGCTGGATGAAACACAGAAAAA GAAAGAAACTTGCCCAAGTAAG GCAGCCTGAAGAAGCGACAAGTCCATCCACTGAGGCACAAGGATGA